The genomic DNA TGGCGCCCGCGCTCGTCCTCGGCTGGGTCCGGTTCGTCCAGCGCCGTCCGGTCACCCGGGCCGCGGCGGTCGGCGTGGTCCTCGCGGTCGGGGGCCTCGCCTGTGTGGTCGAGGTGTGGTCCGGGCTGAGCTTCGACGCCGTCGGGCTGCTGCTCGCCCTCGGTGCCGCGTGCTGCCAGGTCGGCTACTTCGTCCTCTCCGACCAGGGGAGCCAGGACGGCGCGGCGGGCGCGGAGCCTCCGCATCCGGTGGGCGTCATCGCCTACGGACTGCTGATCGGCGCGGTCGTCCTCACCGTGATCGCACGGCCCTGGGGTATGGACTGGTCCCTGCTCGGCGGCAGCGCGGCAATGAACGGGACGGATGTGCCCGCGTGGCTGCTGCTCGTCTGGATCGTTCTGCTCGCCACCGTGATCGCCTATGTCACGGGTGTGATCTCGGTACGGCTGCTCTCCCCGGCGGTGGCGGGTGTCGTCGCCTGTCTGGAGGCGGTCATCGCGACCGTGCTGGCCTGGGTCCTGCTCGGCGAACATCTCTCCGCGCCCCAGCTCTTCGGCGGTTCCTTGGTGCTGATCGGTGCGTTCATCGCCCAGTCGTCGACGCCGAAGGCGCCCTCCGGGCCCGTGGCATCGGGGCCGGGTGAGGCGCAGGGCCAAGGGGAGCACGAGGGCCCCGACGTGGCGCGGGGCGAGGGCCGTACGGCAGTGGCCGAGGACGAGTTGTCCACCGAGCGCGCCGCCACGTAATGTGCTGATCATGCACTTGACCGTACTTCCGCCGCCTGCCGCCTAGCGCGGGCGGCCACCCCTGACGAAGACCGGGCTCGGGCAGTCCCCGAGCGGATCGTCGCTGCCCGCGTGCGGAGCCGAGCGGCCGTCGTCCTGTCTTTCTTGTGGAGAAGTCACGTGTCAAATCCTGCTGCCGGCCTGCCCGTCGGGCGGAGCCTGTTCTATCTGATCGTTGCCGGAGTGGCCTGGGGCACGGCGGGGGCCGCCGCCTCGCTGATCTTCCAGGTCAGCGATCTCGGCCCTCTCGCCCTGTCGTTCTGGCGCTGCGTGGGCGGCCTGGTGCTGCTCCTCGCCGCGCTCGTCCTGCGGCCCCGGCGCACCCCCGCCCCCGCCGAGCCACGGCGGCGCCGACTGCTGCGCATCCTCGGGACCGGTGTCGGCCTCACCGTGTTCCAGAGCGCGTACTTCGCGGCCGTCGAGGCCACCGGCCTCGCGGTCGGGACCGTGGTCACGCTGGGCGCGGGGCCCGTGCTCATCGCGGTCGGTGCGCGGCTGACCATGGGGGAACGGCTGGGCGGCGGCGGACTCGCCGCAGTGGTGGGCGCGCTCGCCGGGCTCGTCGTGCTGGTGCTCGGCGCCGACGGCGGGACGGTCCGTCCCGCCGGGGTCGCGCTGGCGCTGCTCTCCGCAGCCGGTTACGCCGGCATCACCCTGCTGACCCGGTGGCTCGGCCGCGACGGCGGCGGCTCCGACGCGCTCGCCACCAGTGCCTGGGCGTTCGGGATCGGGGCACTCGGGCTGTTGCCGATGGCGGCGGCCGAAGGGCTCGTGCCGCACACGGCGGACGCCGCCCAGGTGGTGTGGCTGCTGGTGTACGTGGCAGCTGTCCCGACCGCGCTCGCCTACGCGCTGTACTTCGCGGGCGCGGCGGTGGTGCGGGCCGCGACCGTATCCGTGATCATGCTGCTCGAACCGGTGAGCGCCGCGGTGATCGCCGTAGCCGTGCTCCATGAGCAGCTCACCGCGGCCACGGTTGTCGGCACGCTGCTGCTGCTCACAGCGGTGGCGGGACTCGCCGTCGCCGAGACGCGCAGTGCGTCGAACGCCCGCCGCCGGGCGGCCGTTCCGGCTTGACGCCGAGAGTCTGGCCGCTGACTGCCGACCGCTGACCGGACGTCAGGACGTCCGGGAGCATGGGCCCACCCCTCGTAGGCGGCCCGCGCTCCCGGACCGCGGTCAGAGAGCAGTCAGATAGTCGGGCACGGCGATGGCAGGATCGAGATCGTCCGACGGCTGCGGCGCACGGTAGCCGTGTGCCAGCGGTACGACGCCCGCCCAGTGCGGCAGCGCGAGATCGTCCGGCTCGTCGTTCGGACCGCCGGTCCGCACCTTCGCGGACACCTCGTCGAGATCGAGCCTGATCACGGCTGTCGCGGCGAGCTCCTTCTCGTTGGCCGGACGGGAGTCGGCGGTCCTGCCCGAAACGACGTGGTCGACGATCGCGTCGAGCGCGGTGCGACGCTCCTGCGGGTCGGTGACCGTACGGGCCACGCCATGAACCACCACGGAGCGGTAGTTGATCGAGTGATGGAAGGCGGAGCGGGCCAGCACGAGACCGTCGACATGCGTCACCGTGAGACAGACGGGCAGACCGGGGTCCGCCTGGCCGGCCGCCCGGAGTGGCCGGGACCCGGTCGAACCGTGTACGTACAGCCGCTCACCGATCCGGCCGAACAGCGTCGGCAGGACGACCGGCGCACCGTCGCGGACGAAGCCGAGATGGCAGAGATATGCCTCGTCGAGTATCGAATGGACCAGCTCCCGGTCGTACGAGGCACGCTCCCGGGAACGTGTGGGGACGGTCCGCTCGGTCGGTTCGTACGGGGCAGTCGCCTCCGGGCCCGTGGTCTGCGGCGGTGCGGTGTCCGGCATTGCCAACTCCATTGCACTAGTGCATAATCTCGTTTGTGCTAGAAGAGTATCGGATCGTCGGGCGACGCGCATCGGAAATTGCCGTGAGTGTGGAGCGTGCGGTCGGGGCGGGCGAGCTCGCTCCGGGGCAAGCGCTGCCGCCCATGCGGGAGTTGGCGGCACGGCTGGAGGTCAATCCCAATACGGTGGCGGCCGCGTACCGCACCCTGCGCGAGCGCGGGGTGATCGAGACGGCCGGGCGCAGGGGGAGCAGGGTGCGTCTGCGCCCCGCCGGTACGGTGCGCGGCTCGCTCAGGGTCGAGGCGCCACCCGGCGTACGGGATCTGGGCGAGGGGAACCCGGACCCGGCGTTGCTGCCATCGCTGGACGGGGCGCTCGCGGCGGCGGCGCGCGCGTACGCGAAGCGGCCCGGAATGTACGGGGAAGCGAGTGTGGATCCGGAACTCGAGGCTCTGGTGCGTGCCGCTCTCGACGACGACGGAGTGCCGGCCGGGCCCGTGGCCATCGCGTCCGGATCCCTGGACGCGATCGAGCGGGTGCTCGTCGCCCATCTCAAGCCCGGTGACGCGGTCGCCGTCGAGGATCCCGGGTGGGGCGCCCTGCTCGACCTCGTACCGGCGCTTGGGCTGCGCCCCGTGCCGATCGCCCTGGACGACGAGGGCCCGCTCCCCGACGAGGTCGAGCGCGCGCTGAACGCCGGTGCCCGTGCGCTCGTGGTCACCGACCGCGCGCAGAATCCGACGGGGGCGGCAATCGGGGCCGCGCGGGCGGAGGAGTTGCGGTGTGTCCTCGCCGGCCACCGTGGAGTGCTGCTGATCGAGGACGACCACGGGCACGCCATCGTCGATCTGCCGCTGCACCCGCTGGCAGGGGCCACGGACCGCTGGGCGTTCGTCAGGTCGGTGGCCAAGGCATACGGACCCGATCTGCGGGTTGCCGCGCTGACCGGGGACGCGGTCACGGTCGACCGGGTCCTGGGGCGGCAGCAGTTGGGGCCGGGCTGGGTGAGCCGGCTGCTGCAGCGGGCCGTGGCGCATCTGCTCGCGACGGGTGCGGTGGACTCCGACGAGGTCGCCCGGGCGTACGGGGAGCGACGGGACGCGCTCGTCCAGGCGCTGACGGAGCGCGGCGTCGAGGCACACGGCCGCAGCGGCATGAATGTGTGGGTGCCGGTGAGTGACGAGACCGGAGCCGTGGCCCGGCTGCTGAACGCCGGCTGGGCGGTGGCGCCCGGGGCGCGGTTCCGGGTCGCCGCGCCGCAGGGGATCCGGCTCACCGTGTCACCGCTCACCGCCGCCGACATCGCGCCGCTGGCCGATGCGGTGGCGGCAGCGGCGGAACCGCCCCGGCCGATGAGCTACGGCTGAGGCGGCCCCTGACGCGTGGCCGGCCTCAAGCGCTCAGGGGCGTGGTGCGGGCTTGGGCGTCCGGGCCCTGCTCTGGGTGAGGGCGGCTCCCGCCAGGACGATCAGCGCGCCGACCGGGGTGTTCCAGCTCAGCTGCTCGCCGAGCACGGCCACCCCGGCCGCGGTGGCGATGACCGGAATGAAGTATGTGACCATCTGCGCGGTCGTCGGGCCGACCTCCTTGACCAGCCCGTACTGCAGCAGCACCGCAAGTCCCGTACCGAGCGCACCCAGGGCTACGACGGCGAGCGTCGGCAGCAGCGGGAAGCCGTCGGGCGCCGACGTGAACAGCGGGGTGACCAGCGCGATCTGCACCGTGCCGAGGAAGAGCTGGCTGCCGGTGAGGGCAAGGGTGGACGAGCCGCTGCCCGCAAGTGTCCGGCGGACATAGATCCAGCCGATCGGATAGCTGAGGGAGGCGAGGAGCGCCATCGCCGTACCGCTGAAGTCCAGTCCGGAGAAGCCCTGCCAGGCGCCCAGCACGGTCAGCACGCCGAGGAAGCCGAGACCGAGGCCGGCCACACGGCGACGGGTCGGCCGGTCCTCGGAGAGTGCGACGAGCGACAGTGCCATGCCCCACAGCGGCGAGGTGGCGTTGCAGATGCCGGCCAGCGTCGACGGGATGGTCAGTTCGGAGTAGGCGAAGAGCGAGAACGGCAGCGCGTTCAGGAAGAACGCCGCGACGGCGAGATGGCCCCAGGTGCGGGCGCTTCGCGGCAGCCGATCGCGGCGCACCACCATGGCGACGGCGAGCACCGCGGTACCGGAGAGCAGGCGGCCGAGGGTGACCTGGAACGGGGCGTACCCCTCGGTGCCGACCTTGATCAGGAGAAAGCTGAAGCCCCAGATGAGCGAGAGCGCCCCGAAGCGGATCCGCCAGTCCAGCGCGGGGCGGCGGGGGGTCGCAGGAACGGGGGCCGGGGTGGCGGCCGTGGTGGAGGCTGTCCCGGTCGGGGCGGGTGGCACGGTGTCGGTGCTCGGCGCGGGATCGGGATCGGTGGTCACGGCAGCGGCGGTCATGACAGTAACAATGACGAATTCAACCGCGTAGGACAAGTGAGACTTCGTGCGAGTGGTCGCGTAGCATTGCTTACATGTTGAACTTGGAGCGCTTGCGGACCCTGGACGCCCTCGCCCGGTTCGGTTCGGTCAGTGGCGCGGCCGACGGCCTGCATGTCACCACGTCAGCGGTCTCCCAGCAGTTGGCGAAGCTGGAGCGCGAGGTGGGGCAGCAGCTCCTCGCCAAGAACGGCCGCGGGGTCCGGCTCACCGACGCGGGAAAGCTGCTCGCCGACCATGCCGCGAAGATCCTTTCCCAGGTGGAGCTGGCCCAGTCCGACATCGAGGCCCAGCGCGGCGAGGTGGTGGGTGAGGTCCGGCTGGCAGCGTTTCCGACCGCGGCGCGCGGACTGTTTCCCGCGACGCTCACCTCACTGCGCGCGGACCACCCCGAACTGAGGGTACGCACAGCAGAATTGGAACCGGAGGCCGGAATCCGGGCCGTGTTGCGGGGAGATTTCGACCTGGCGGTGGTGCTCGACTGGAGCAACAAGAGGCTGCCGGTGCCCGGTGGCCTCACCATGGCCGAGCTGCTCGACGACGCGCCGGACATAGCGATGCCGGCCGACCACCCGCTCGCGGGCCGGGCGGAGGTCGACCTGGAGGACTTCGCCGACGACGACTGGATCTCCTGGCCGGAAGGTGAGTTCTGCCACGACTGGCTGATGTTCACTCTGCGTTCGAAGGGCATCGAACCGCGCATCGCCCATCTCGCGGGGGAGCACCACACCCAGCTCGCGCTGATCGCCGCCGGGGTGGGCGTCTGTGTGGCGCCCCGGCTGGGCCGAGGGGTGGTACCGGACGGGGTACGGCTCGTACCCGTACGGCAGAAGATGCGGCGTCATGTGCACGCGGTGTGGCGGACGGACGCGGATCGCCGCCCGTCGATCAGGGCAGCAGTCATGGCGCTGCGGGCGGCGGGCCGGGAGCTGGACGCACCGGTGGACGGCGGCGGGGACTGACCCGCGCGGAAGGCGCCGCGCCCACGTCGGGGAGACGGGGGCGCGGTGGCGCCGGTACCTCAGCCCAGGTCCGCCAGCTTCCGGAAGTCCCACGACGTTACCGTCTGCGGAGTCAGCCGCAGCCACGCGTGTCGTCCGTCGTGCGGCATGACGTCCATTCCGAAGTACTTGGCCGCGAACAGCCTCTCCGGCCCTACCAATTCGGGGCAGTCCTCGCCCGTGCGCGGGGCCTCGCCGACGAAGACCGCCTCGCCGGACAGCTCGACGCCGCGCAGCTCGCCGTACTCGGCGCCGTCGTCGACGACCACAGCCATCCTCGGGTCGTGGCGCAGCTGGGACGAACGCAGGCTCCGGGTGATCGAGTACAGCCACAGCGAAGCGCCGTCCCAGACGAACCAGAGTGCGCCGATGTGCGGGCGGCCGTCCGCGGAGACGGTGGCCACCCGGCAGGTGCGCTGCTCCGCGAGATATGTGTCGCGTTCTGCCTCCGTCATCATGATCCGACGGCCCCGTCGCTGGATGACGGTCATGGGACGCCTCCTTCGGCTGGCTGACCATGTGTCAGAAATCATGGAGCCTCTTCCCTCCTGGCGCAATGGTCGTTAGCCTCGCGCGCCCGGTCCGTCAGGAGAGGTCCGTCACCTCGAATTACCGAGAGGGGCAGCCGTGCCGCCCAGAGAAAAGCTTGCCGAGCAGCTCGATCCTGCCACCACCGTCCTGCTGACGGTCGAGTGCCAGCAGGGTGTCGTGGGACCGGACAGCGCACTGCCCGAACTCGCGAAGGAAGCCCTGGCCTCCGGTGCCCTGCACAACGTCGCCCGACTGGTGGCCGTCGCCCACGGGGCCGGAGTCCAGGTGCTGCACGCGGTCGCCGAACGACGCCCCGACGGGCGCGGCGCCAACAGCAACGCCCGCCTCTTCAGGGCTGCCGGCCGACTGCCGGTCCAACAGCACTCCGGCACCACGGCGGTCAGGATCGCCGCTCCCATCGAGGTGGCGGACGAGGACATCGTCGTACGCCGACTCCACGGCCTGTCGCCCATCGCCGGCACGGACGTGGACGCGCTGCTGCGCAATCTCGGCTGCCGCACCCTCGTCGTCGTCGGGGTGTCCGCCAACGTCGCCATCCCCAATGCCGTCTTCGACGCGGTGAATCTCGGTTACACGGCGGTCGTGCCGTCCGATGCCATCGCGGGGGTGCCATCCGACTACACCCCCGCGATGATCCGCAACACGCTCGCGCTCGTTGCCACCGTCACCACCACGCCGGAGGTGCTGGGCTGCTGGCAGAGCCCCCGAAGGGCTACGACGCGAGCATGATCGAGTCGCCCTTGACCGTGATCGTCGCGGCGGGCAGCGGCTCGGTGGCGGGACCGGCCGACACATCGCCGGTCGTCGCGTCGAACTTGCTGCCGTGACAGGGGCAGTTGATGGTGCCGCCCGAGATGCTCGTCACCGCGCATCCCATATGGGTGCACTTCGACGAGAACGCCTTGAACTCCCCTGCCTTCGGCTGCGTCACCACCACACCCGCGTCGGCGAAGATCTTCCCGCCGCCCTCCGGGATGTCCGCGGTCTTCGCGAGAACGGTCCCGCCGTCGCCGGCGTCGTCGTCGGCGCCATCGCCGGTCGCACCCTTGGCCGGCTCGACGGTACGCGAGCCACCCGAGTCCTTCGAGCTTCCGCACGCGGTGAGTACGGCAGCCACCCCGGCCGCACCGACGCCTGCCACAACGGTGCGACGCCCGAGACGGACCTCGTGCTCCTGCGATGCGCTCATGCTGGCTTTCCCTTCCGCGGTGTTCATGACTTCGACCAGGGGTACGCGCCGCCGGGACCTCGTGTTCAATGGATCAGGGATTTCGCGAGGAAGTCCCGTTCCAGCAGCAACAGGTTGCTCGCCGTCTCCTCCTGCGTGACCAGGTGACTCGTTCCGGAGAGCGGCAGCACGGTGTGTGGCCGCCCCGCGGCCAGCAGGGCTGCGGAGAACCGCAGCATGTGGGCGACGGCGACATTGTCATCGGCACATCCGTGCACCAGCATGAGCGGCCGCGTCAGCCGGTGCGCCTCGGAAAGCAGGGAATTGCGCTCGTACGTCTCCGGCTCCACATCCGGATGGCCGAGAAACCGTTCCTCCCAATGGGTGTCGTACAGCCGCCGGTCGGTCGGCGCCGCACCCGCGACGGCCGCGTGGAAGACC from Streptomyces sp. NBC_01707 includes the following:
- a CDS encoding DMT family transporter produces the protein MHASQGRSAGLGLALASAFAFGGSGVAAKPLIEAGLDPLHVVWLRVAGAALVMLPVAWRHRDLVRRRPVLLLGFGLLAVAGVQACYFAAISRVPVGVALLVEYLAPALVLGWVRFVQRRPVTRAAAVGVVLAVGGLACVVEVWSGLSFDAVGLLLALGAACCQVGYFVLSDQGSQDGAAGAEPPHPVGVIAYGLLIGAVVLTVIARPWGMDWSLLGGSAAMNGTDVPAWLLLVWIVLLATVIAYVTGVISVRLLSPAVAGVVACLEAVIATVLAWVLLGEHLSAPQLFGGSLVLIGAFIAQSSTPKAPSGPVASGPGEAQGQGEHEGPDVARGEGRTAVAEDELSTERAAT
- a CDS encoding DMT family transporter; the protein is MSNPAAGLPVGRSLFYLIVAGVAWGTAGAAASLIFQVSDLGPLALSFWRCVGGLVLLLAALVLRPRRTPAPAEPRRRRLLRILGTGVGLTVFQSAYFAAVEATGLAVGTVVTLGAGPVLIAVGARLTMGERLGGGGLAAVVGALAGLVVLVLGADGGTVRPAGVALALLSAAGYAGITLLTRWLGRDGGGSDALATSAWAFGIGALGLLPMAAAEGLVPHTADAAQVVWLLVYVAAVPTALAYALYFAGAAVVRAATVSVIMLLEPVSAAVIAVAVLHEQLTAATVVGTLLLLTAVAGLAVAETRSASNARRRAAVPA
- a CDS encoding pyridoxamine 5'-phosphate oxidase family protein, encoding MPDTAPPQTTGPEATAPYEPTERTVPTRSRERASYDRELVHSILDEAYLCHLGFVRDGAPVVLPTLFGRIGERLYVHGSTGSRPLRAAGQADPGLPVCLTVTHVDGLVLARSAFHHSINYRSVVVHGVARTVTDPQERRTALDAIVDHVVSGRTADSRPANEKELAATAVIRLDLDEVSAKVRTGGPNDEPDDLALPHWAGVVPLAHGYRAPQPSDDLDPAIAVPDYLTAL
- a CDS encoding aminotransferase class I/II-fold pyridoxal phosphate-dependent enzyme gives rise to the protein MLEEYRIVGRRASEIAVSVERAVGAGELAPGQALPPMRELAARLEVNPNTVAAAYRTLRERGVIETAGRRGSRVRLRPAGTVRGSLRVEAPPGVRDLGEGNPDPALLPSLDGALAAAARAYAKRPGMYGEASVDPELEALVRAALDDDGVPAGPVAIASGSLDAIERVLVAHLKPGDAVAVEDPGWGALLDLVPALGLRPVPIALDDEGPLPDEVERALNAGARALVVTDRAQNPTGAAIGAARAEELRCVLAGHRGVLLIEDDHGHAIVDLPLHPLAGATDRWAFVRSVAKAYGPDLRVAALTGDAVTVDRVLGRQQLGPGWVSRLLQRAVAHLLATGAVDSDEVARAYGERRDALVQALTERGVEAHGRSGMNVWVPVSDETGAVARLLNAGWAVAPGARFRVAAPQGIRLTVSPLTAADIAPLADAVAAAAEPPRPMSYG
- a CDS encoding DMT family transporter, with product MTAAAVTTDPDPAPSTDTVPPAPTGTASTTAATPAPVPATPRRPALDWRIRFGALSLIWGFSFLLIKVGTEGYAPFQVTLGRLLSGTAVLAVAMVVRRDRLPRSARTWGHLAVAAFFLNALPFSLFAYSELTIPSTLAGICNATSPLWGMALSLVALSEDRPTRRRVAGLGLGFLGVLTVLGAWQGFSGLDFSGTAMALLASLSYPIGWIYVRRTLAGSGSSTLALTGSQLFLGTVQIALVTPLFTSAPDGFPLLPTLAVVALGALGTGLAVLLQYGLVKEVGPTTAQMVTYFIPVIATAAGVAVLGEQLSWNTPVGALIVLAGAALTQSRARTPKPAPRP
- a CDS encoding LysR family transcriptional regulator yields the protein MLNLERLRTLDALARFGSVSGAADGLHVTTSAVSQQLAKLEREVGQQLLAKNGRGVRLTDAGKLLADHAAKILSQVELAQSDIEAQRGEVVGEVRLAAFPTAARGLFPATLTSLRADHPELRVRTAELEPEAGIRAVLRGDFDLAVVLDWSNKRLPVPGGLTMAELLDDAPDIAMPADHPLAGRAEVDLEDFADDDWISWPEGEFCHDWLMFTLRSKGIEPRIAHLAGEHHTQLALIAAGVGVCVAPRLGRGVVPDGVRLVPVRQKMRRHVHAVWRTDADRRPSIRAAVMALRAAGRELDAPVDGGGD
- a CDS encoding pyridoxamine 5'-phosphate oxidase family protein gives rise to the protein MTVIQRRGRRIMMTEAERDTYLAEQRTCRVATVSADGRPHIGALWFVWDGASLWLYSITRSLRSSQLRHDPRMAVVVDDGAEYGELRGVELSGEAVFVGEAPRTGEDCPELVGPERLFAAKYFGMDVMPHDGRHAWLRLTPQTVTSWDFRKLADLG
- a CDS encoding cysteine hydrolase, producing MPPREKLAEQLDPATTVLLTVECQQGVVGPDSALPELAKEALASGALHNVARLVAVAHGAGVQVLHAVAERRPDGRGANSNARLFRAAGRLPVQQHSGTTAVRIAAPIEVADEDIVVRRLHGLSPIAGTDVDALLRNLGCRTLVVVGVSANVAIPNAVFDAVNLGYTAVVPSDAIAGVPSDYTPAMIRNTLALVATVTTTPEVLGCWQSPRRATTRA
- a CDS encoding Rieske (2Fe-2S) protein; translation: MSASQEHEVRLGRRTVVAGVGAAGVAAVLTACGSSKDSGGSRTVEPAKGATGDGADDDAGDGGTVLAKTADIPEGGGKIFADAGVVVTQPKAGEFKAFSSKCTHMGCAVTSISGGTINCPCHGSKFDATTGDVSAGPATEPLPAATITVKGDSIMLAS